A stretch of DNA from Tsuneonella amylolytica:
CGCGATAGAGGCTGCTGCCGGCGACCCCGCGGATGCGCAGCGGCGTGTTGTCCACCCGGATTGCCTTGCGTTCGAGCGCGAGCCCTCCGCCGTCCCCACGGGCGACCTCGAGCGCGAGGTCGAACCGGGCGCGGAACGCCAGAGCATCGAGCGGGCGCGCTGTGCCGGGCGCCGGCCGGCGGCCGAGGGTGATGTCGATCTTGGTACCCGGAGCGATCTCGTCGACCGGCATCGCCTGTCCGACCAGGCCGAGCACGCGCGCGGCATCCGCGCCGCCGATGCCCGCGCGCTGGAGCATGCGGGCGAAGCTGTCGCCGTTCGCCAGCGTTGCCACGACCTCGATGCGCGGCCGTTCCGGCGCGGCCTTGAGCGGAGCGACCGCCTGCGTCGCAGCCATGCGCCGGCCGCTGTCGCCGCCCAGCGCGAGCGGCATGATCATCTGGCTGCGAAACTCGTCGCGCACGGCATCGTCGACCCGCGTGGCCGGCGCCGCCTCGAGCGGAGCGAAGCCGGGCCAGAACGCGAGACTGAATGCGCTGAGACCGATGAAGGTGCCGAGCCCGCGAAACCAACGGCGGCTGCCGATACCCTGCGCGAGGTCGGGTGCGAGGTCGACGCGTGCGAGTTTCTCCTCCGCCCGCCAACGCCACGCGTCCCATCGTTCGCCGATGCCGCGCACGCGGCGCAGGACCGCGCGGTCGCCGTCCTCGACGGTACGGGCGCGGGCGATCTGGGAATGCGTGAGCGCGGCGGCGCGCCAGCCGGGCACGCCGTCTGCGGGGCCGTGCCCCGATGCGTCCATCTCACGCGGCTGGAACAGCGCGTCCTCCATCTTCGACGGGCCGCGCACAGGATCCCTACCGGCGCGACCCGGACCCGGCGGGGTCCTTAGCCCGAAAACCCTGCCGAAATGAAGTTAATAGCCGCCTAAAATCGTCCCGGCGGTCGCACATCGGGCACGGGCTGTGGGCTGCGACGGGCGCGCGGTTGTAGCCGGGGACGGGCGATGCCACATTGCCAGACGTGAAGCCTTCCCCTGACGGCGCGACGATCAAGGCGGTCCTCGGGCCGACCAACACCGGCAAGACCCACCTCGCGATCGAGCGGATGTGCGGCCATGCGTCGGGCGCTATCGGCTTCCCGCTGCGGCTGCTGGCGCGCGAGGTCTACGACCGGGTCGTCGCCATCAAGGGCGAGAAACAGGTCGCCCTCATTACGGGCGAGGAACGGATCGAACCGCCCGACGCGCGGTATTTCCTGTGTACCGCCGAAGCCATGCCTCGGCTCGGGGGCGGACACGCCTTCGTCGCGCTCGACGAGGCCCAGATCGGCGCCGATCGCGAGCGCGGCCATGTGTTTACCGACCGGTTGCTGCATGCCCGCGGACGAGAGGAAACCCTGTTGCTGGGTTCGTCGACACTCGAGCCGATGGTGCGGCAATTGCTGCCGAAGGCCGAGATCGTCACCCGTCCACGTTTTTCGACGCTGACCTATGCCGGCAGCGCCAAGCTGAGCCGACTTCCGCCGCGCAGCGCGATCGTCGCGTTTTCGGCGGAACAGGTCTATGCCGTTGCCGAAATGCTGCGCCGGTTCCGCGGCGGCGCGGCGGTGGTGATGGGCGGATTGAGCCCCGAAACCCGCAACCGGCAGGTCGCGCTCTTCCAGTCGGGCGAGGTCGATTACATCGTGGCAACCGACGCCATCGGCATGGGCCTCAACCTCGACGTTCGCCATGTCGCCTTCGCCGGCCTCACCAAGTTCGACGGAGTGCGTCAGCGCCGGCTGACCCCGGCCGAAATGGCGCAGATCGCCGGACGCGCAGGGCGCCACCAGACCGATGGCAGCTTCGGCGCCCTGTCCGGAGCGGGCGGGACCGCGCCCGAGTTCACCGACGAGGAAGTTTATGCGATCGAGGAACACCGCTTCGCCCCGTTGACCGGCCTGTACTGGCGCGAAGCCGAGCCCAGGTTCGACAGCATCGGCACGCTCATCGCCGACCTCGAATCGGCGCCGGGGGAGCCGGGCCTGATGAAGG
This window harbors:
- a CDS encoding peptidoglycan DD-metalloendopeptidase family protein; its protein translation is MRGPSKMEDALFQPREMDASGHGPADGVPGWRAAALTHSQIARARTVEDGDRAVLRRVRGIGERWDAWRWRAEEKLARVDLAPDLAQGIGSRRWFRGLGTFIGLSAFSLAFWPGFAPLEAAPATRVDDAVRDEFRSQMIMPLALGGDSGRRMAATQAVAPLKAAPERPRIEVVATLANGDSFARMLQRAGIGGADAARVLGLVGQAMPVDEIAPGTKIDITLGRRPAPGTARPLDALAFRARFDLALEVARGDGGGLALERKAIRVDNTPLRIRGVAGSSLYRAMRSAGAPAGAVQAYLKELGQQVDLDDGVRPDDTFDMIISYKRAATGERQAGQLLYAGIERGGKPRTQLMRWGSDGKFYEASGVGEQRSGLLQPVPGRITSSFGMRRHPILGYMRRHAGMDFKASYGQPIVAVTDGRVLSAGRAGGCGNTVRLAHGGNIQTRYCHMSRMAVAAGQSVRRGQVIGYVGSTGLSTGAHLHYEMYRGGQPVNPASVAFVTRAQLTGENLRRFRQVLAQLKTVGAGAALSDLTPSAAEADSDLPVREIDRLGE